A genomic window from Salvelinus namaycush isolate Seneca chromosome 5, SaNama_1.0, whole genome shotgun sequence includes:
- the ccne2 gene encoding G1/S-specific cyclin-E2 produces MANVRRSGRITLKARDENAPEENVKIRRKRKSEPSKKLPPAVKKQSYEIQKRWSEEGASPCVLVETPHKELEMTRDRSGFKQFRFKNIFIKTSPLPCLSWASSDDVWIKMLNKELKYVHDKAFLQQHPKLKPKMRAILLDWLLEVSEVYTLHRQTAYLAQDFFDRFMLTQDDMEKDRLQLIGITALFIASKMEEIYPPKLHEFAYVTDGACEEEAILEMELVMLKALNWNLCPETVITWLKLYAQVESLKDGVNFLVPQFSQDTYIQITQLLDLAILDINSLDYQYGILSAAAFCHFFSFDVVHKVSGLTWDSIAPCVRWMTPFMRTVSACPRVELKDFKKVTSDDRHNIQTHVDYLSMLSDAHQRQPDSQDSLSPAALGGILTPPKSTEKPANH; encoded by the exons ATGGCGAACGTTAGACGCAG TGGTCGCATCACATTGAAAGCAAGAGATGAGAACGCACCAGAAGAGAATGTCAAGATCAGACGAAAAAGAAAATCTGAG CCATCCAAAAAGTTGCCACCCGCAGTGAAGAAACAAAGCTATGAAATACAG AAACGGTGGTCAGAAGAAGGGGCAAGTCCATGTGTCCTTGTAGAAACGCCACACAAGGAGCTGGAGATGACAAGAGACCGGTCTGGCTTCAAGCAGTTCCGATTCAAGAACATCTTCATCAAGACCTCACCGCTGCCCTGCCTcag CTGGGCCAGCTCAGATGACGTGTGGATTAAGATGCTGAACAAGGAGCTGAAGTATGTCCACGACAAGGCCTTCCTACAGCAGCACCCCAAACTAAAGCCCAAGATGAGGGCCATTCTCCTGGACTGGCTTCTAGAG GTGAGTGAGGTGTACACTCTGCATCGACAGACTGCTTATCTGGCTCAGGACTTCTTTGACCGCTTCATGCTGACACAGGACGATATGGAGAAGGACCGACTGCAGCTCATAGGCATCACAGCCCTCTTCATCGCGTCTAAGATGGAG GAAATCTACCCGCCAAAGCTCCATGAGTTTGCCTACGTTACTGACGGAGCCTGTGAGGAAGAAGCGATCCTGGAGATGGAACTTGTCATGTTGAAG gCGCTGAACTGGAACCTGTGTCCAGAGACGGTGATCACATGGCTGAAGCTCTATGCTCAGGTGGAGTCCCTGAAGGATGGCGTCAACTTCCTGGTACCTCAGTTCTCTCAGGACACCTACATCCAGATCACACAG CTTTTAGACCTTGCCATACTGGACATCAACTCTCTGGACTACCAGTATGGGATACTGTCTGCTGCTGCCTTCTGCCATTTTTTCTCATTTGATGTTGTCCACAAAGTATCAG GTTTGACGTGGGATAGTATTGCTCCCTGTGTCCGGTGGATGACCCCCTTCATGCGCACTGTCAGCGCCTGTCCCAGAGTAGAGCTCAAAGATTTTAAGAAAGTGACGTCTGACGACAGACACAACATCCAGACCCACGTAGACTACCTGTCCATGCTG AGCGACGCTCACCAGAGGCAACCGGACAGCCAAGACAGTCTCTCGCCTGCTGCCTTAGGAGGGATATTGACTCCACCAAAAAGCACAGAGAAACCAGCCAATCACTGA